GTTCGCGATTCAATTCAATTCACTGTTTTATAATTCTTCatgtgtttaattttttttttatttcgtgAGGAATTATAGTTTCAATTGAAtctgaattttgattggtttgaTTGAATTGCAGATGATTAAGGACGCAATTGTTTCGTTGAAGGAGAAGAATGGTTCAAGCCAATACGCGATTGCGAAATTCATTGAAGAGAAACACAAACAGCTTCCTGCTAACTTTAAGAAGCTATTGctccaaaatttgaagaagaacgTTGCTTCTGGAAAGCTTGCTAAGGTGAAAGGTTCATTCAAGCTTTCTGCAGCGGCTAAGAAGCCAGCAGTTGCCAAGCCGAAGGCAAAGCCAGCTGCCAAGAAGGCTGTGAAAGCTAAGCCAGCCGCTAAGCCTAAAGCTAAAGCTGTTGTCAAGCCTAAGACTGCTTCAAAGGCCAAATCTGTTACCACCAAACCCAAAGCGGCTGCCGCCAAGCCCAAAGCTGCTGCCAAGCCCAAGGCTGCTGTGAAACCTAAAGCTGCTATCAAGCCCGAGGCTGCTGTCAAGCCTAAAACTGTTGCTAGGCCCAAGGCAAAGTCTGCAAAGGTTGCGAAGACATCGACGAGGACTACACCAGGGAAGAAAGTTGCTGTTGTGAAGACCGCACCTAAGAAAGCAGCGGCTGCAAAGAAAGCTCCGGTGAAGAGTGTGAAAGCAAAGAGTGTAAAGTCCCCTGCAAAGAAGGCTTCCGGGGTGAAGAGAGGTGGAAGGAAATGAGAGTTTTGTGTTCTAGCTTTAGCATTGTAAAGTTCTTGTGTTGTTTTTTGTTTAATACTATTAGTTTATATAATATAGTTCATTATAACTTTCTGGTTTTATTTTCCATTTGATTGAATTAATCATGATAGAACTATATAATCATACATTCTTATTTAAAACCTAAATAACTCGGTGTTTGGGGTTCAGTGTTTGTGGTTTAGTATTTTTTAAacgataaaaaaatttgtaaaataaagaaaattgactAAAATTTACATATAAAGTTTAATTCAATCAAGTTTATGAAGTTTAACTCGTCTATGAAGTTTTCAACTTCATTATTGAAGATGAAATGTTCAATGTTGgtattatggtttttttttttgataacaaTGTTGGTATTATGGTTAGAATTGACTAAAGTTGAACAATTTGCTGAGAATTTAGTGTCCTTCAAATACTAGGTGATCCACTAACAATTGAAACTACTCTAGATACATTCAAATACTATGggtcagtttgtttcagctttaaaaaaaatgaattttttctttgtatttttgaaaatagattttctaaaaccgtttttcaaaatattacaatttttttatattcgttttttctaaaatgaaatacttaatttgacatcctataacataaacatacataattgaagaccaaagcttagtcaaaatcataattttttcaaaaagttgtatttcaaaaatgatttttatgaaaatctatttgaaatagcttcaaaattaaatgattttttgaaattttgatatccaaattttttccacataaatagatgaaatacctaaaatcacattttaataataagtattcaaacaaatttttcatttgaagcttttataaaaagtttctttgtaaaaacatttttcataaaatttggtaccactataaaaatcatttttaaaaaaagccagaaCAAACGGGCCCTATGTCTTCTGGTGAAAAGAAATAATCTGCTAGCCTACTGTATGGTTTTATGGTACCTTGCAAAGAGAAATAGCTTAAACTAAGAAAAAATAGTTCCATTTTCTAATTTGCTTAAAAATATTATACCGAAAAATGGTGATAGCAGGCATGCTATGATTTTGACATGACATTCTAGTAGTACAAGTTTTCCCTCTTCAATATAATATAAGAGTGTATTTTGTTTAGAAAAGAAGTTGTAAAGAGAGAAGTAGATAAGAGAGTGAGAGAAGAGAGAATAATGTGTGAAATAGAGTAGATTTTATGATTGGTTTGTTATGAGAGAAATATcatacaataaaaaaaaacaagaagaGTACTTTGACAAGTTTGTCATTTGACACTCTCTCATGcattcttttatttatattttttctataaaaagaAAGTTTCTTATaatatcttattattatttttcattatttaattaattttttcattatttttttattagtattaataATAGTTGAGTGATTCACATGAGCcttgaaaacaaataaaaacgaTGTAACTTTTCGTTATCGATGCAACTTTTGATTCCAACTAATACTAATCTATATATTCTTTGCAAATACATCTTTACCATTGCAACTTTTCATTATCCATGCAACTTTTCTTTccccttcttctttcttctctcttccTCTTCACTTCTTTTGTCTCCTGCTTCCtctctattcttcttcttcttcttcttcttcttcttcttcttcttctttattctctcttgcttttcttcaacaaaaatgaTACTTTTATCATTCTCTGCTTAGATCTacgaagttgattatgttgttgttgatatttttTTGCTGTTGCAGGTTTCGACAAATTAGATCTGACATCGCCTCCAACCTAGTGTCGGCGAGATACACGGTGGTGGTTGTTgtgtttctctcttcttttttatttctaCTAATGGTGTTCACTTTATTTGTGAACGTTTGAACGCGGCGCCATGGAAGTTATTTGAAGAGGAATTTACCACCGGTTTTGTCGAGATGTTCAAACCGCCGGCGTGTCAATACCACCGGTTCTGTTTCAGCGTACCCATTGAAGAAGTTTATCAGGTATGTTCAatctttgaatttgattttgtcgGTTTGTTACAGTTCGCCCACTTCTGTCTGGAGAGTTCATATCTAAAAGGGTTACtattattttccattttattgaTCTCTTTATATTCaaattgtaataatttttatttatgctTTGATGCTTTCATCTCAGATTGAGAAGGGCATACATGGAGGATATTAAAAGCCATCCCCAGCATTCTCGGTGACGAAGTTGTAGGGtactgtttacccag
This region of Vicia villosa cultivar HV-30 ecotype Madison, WI unplaced genomic scaffold, Vvil1.0 ctg.001193F_1_1, whole genome shotgun sequence genomic DNA includes:
- the LOC131633960 gene encoding histone H1-like → MATEEPIIAVEPVPEPAIAEPPSSEKVEEPKAEAGKTKKTKESKPKKASKPRNPASHPTYEEMIKDAIVSLKEKNGSSQYAIAKFIEEKHKQLPANFKKLLLQNLKKNVASGKLAKVKGSFKLSAAAKKPAVAKPKAKPAAKKAVKAKPAAKPKAKAVVKPKTASKAKSVTTKPKAAAAKPKAAAKPKAAVKPKAAIKPEAAVKPKTVARPKAKSAKVAKTSTRTTPGKKVAVVKTAPKKAAAAKKAPVKSVKAKSVKSPAKKASGVKRGGRK